A single genomic interval of Streptomyces graminofaciens harbors:
- a CDS encoding phosphotransferase, translating into MSPPPPAPPAAGVRAPWEALPATVREAVAEVLRAPVVTAVTQPGGFSPGVAARVTAAGGHRAFVKAVSADVNPDSPNIHRAEARNTAALPPGVPAPRLLGTHDDGTWVALVLEDVPGRQPQVPWKDDELTLVLDAVAALGRALAAAPAAFDAPPLTESLTDTFSGWHRLLHGTDKTDSSEHDDHNAHRHRLDRLAELDPWAARNLRLLVELSATWRDAAGGDSLAHCDLRADNILLTPAGGAVFVDWPHVRSAAAPWFDLLLMLPSVRAQGGPDPEEVFTAHPLGRSADPAGVTATLAALAGYFVASALEPPPPGLPTLRPFQRAQGEAALEWLRRRLGTPPGAHPGTRLR; encoded by the coding sequence ATGTCGCCCCCTCCCCCCGCCCCGCCCGCCGCAGGCGTCCGCGCCCCTTGGGAAGCCCTCCCCGCCACGGTCCGCGAGGCCGTCGCGGAGGTCCTCCGCGCGCCCGTCGTCACGGCGGTGACACAGCCCGGCGGATTCTCACCCGGCGTCGCCGCCAGGGTCACCGCGGCCGGAGGCCACCGCGCCTTCGTGAAAGCCGTGAGCGCCGACGTCAACCCGGACAGCCCGAACATCCACCGCGCCGAGGCACGCAACACCGCCGCACTGCCGCCGGGGGTCCCGGCACCCCGCCTCCTCGGCACGCACGACGACGGCACCTGGGTCGCCCTGGTCCTGGAGGACGTACCGGGACGACAACCCCAAGTCCCATGGAAAGACGACGAGTTGACGCTCGTGCTCGACGCCGTGGCCGCACTCGGCCGCGCACTCGCCGCCGCCCCGGCCGCCTTCGACGCCCCACCCCTCACCGAGTCCCTCACGGACACCTTCAGCGGCTGGCACCGGCTGCTCCACGGCACCGACAAAACCGACAGCAGCGAGCACGACGACCACAACGCCCACCGCCACCGCCTGGACCGGCTCGCCGAACTCGACCCCTGGGCCGCGCGCAACCTCCGCCTGCTCGTCGAACTCTCCGCCACCTGGCGCGACGCGGCCGGCGGCGACAGCCTCGCCCACTGCGACCTGCGCGCCGACAACATCCTGCTGACACCGGCCGGCGGGGCCGTCTTCGTCGACTGGCCGCACGTCCGCAGCGCGGCGGCGCCCTGGTTCGACCTGCTGCTGATGTTGCCCAGCGTGAGGGCCCAGGGCGGGCCCGACCCGGAGGAGGTGTTCACGGCCCACCCGCTGGGGCGGTCCGCCGACCCGGCCGGGGTGACCGCCACCCTCGCGGCCCTCGCCGGTTACTTCGTCGCGAGCGCCCTGGAGCCCCCACCCCCGGGCCTGCCGACCCTGCGCCCCTTCCAGCGGGCCCAGGGCGAGGCGGCCCTGGAGTGGCTCAGGAGACGCCTCGGGACGCCACCTGGCGCGCACCCCGGGACGCGGCTTCGGTGA
- a CDS encoding C4-dicarboxylate ABC transporter: MVTAVRPLPVHRVRPAPRTAALRHLGPNWYAPVMGTAIVATAGAGLPGPTAALRPALTALWALALLALLAVLLARALHWLHHRDQARAHLLDPAVAPFHGCLAMALLAVGGGALTLGADWIGIGAAVALDAVLFTAGTAVGITAAVAVPYLMVVRHRIEPSGITPVLLLPLVAPMVSAALGPLLLPHLPPGQARPTLLFGCLALFGLSLLGTLLVLPLVFGRLVTVGPLPLALTPALFLVLGPLGQSTTAVGNFADAAPSALNTRLAVLYGVPVIGFALLWLALATAMAVRARRRGMGFSMTWWALTFPVGTCVTGAEGLARHTGLVAFDALAVALYALLVVAWATAAAHTVRGLVSGELLAGPRRAPAAPRPTTARTR, encoded by the coding sequence ATGGTCACCGCAGTCCGCCCGCTCCCCGTCCACCGAGTGCGACCGGCTCCCCGTACGGCCGCCCTCCGCCACCTCGGCCCCAACTGGTACGCCCCGGTGATGGGCACCGCGATCGTGGCCACCGCCGGAGCCGGACTGCCAGGGCCCACCGCTGCCCTTCGGCCGGCCCTCACCGCCCTCTGGGCACTCGCCCTGCTCGCCCTCCTCGCTGTCCTCCTCGCCCGCGCCCTCCACTGGCTCCACCACCGCGACCAGGCCCGCGCCCACCTGCTCGACCCGGCCGTGGCGCCCTTCCACGGCTGCCTCGCCATGGCCCTGCTCGCCGTGGGCGGTGGCGCACTGACCCTCGGCGCGGACTGGATCGGCATCGGGGCCGCGGTCGCTCTCGACGCCGTGCTGTTCACCGCCGGTACGGCCGTCGGGATCACCGCCGCCGTAGCCGTCCCGTACCTGATGGTCGTCCGGCACCGCATCGAGCCGAGCGGGATCACCCCGGTGCTGCTCCTGCCGCTCGTCGCCCCGATGGTCTCCGCGGCCCTCGGCCCGCTGCTCCTCCCCCACCTGCCGCCCGGCCAGGCCCGGCCGACCCTCCTCTTCGGGTGCCTCGCGCTGTTCGGGCTCAGCCTGCTGGGGACGCTGCTGGTGCTGCCGCTGGTCTTCGGGCGACTGGTCACCGTGGGGCCACTGCCGCTCGCCCTGACCCCGGCCCTGTTCCTGGTTCTCGGCCCGCTCGGCCAGTCGACGACCGCGGTCGGCAACTTCGCCGACGCGGCGCCCAGCGCCCTCAACACACGACTCGCCGTCCTCTACGGCGTACCCGTCATCGGTTTCGCCCTGCTCTGGCTGGCCCTCGCCACGGCGATGGCGGTGCGGGCCCGGCGCCGGGGCATGGGGTTCTCGATGACGTGGTGGGCGCTCACGTTCCCGGTGGGCACCTGCGTCACCGGCGCCGAGGGGCTGGCCCGGCACACGGGACTCGTCGCCTTCGACGCCCTCGCCGTCGCGCTCTACGCCCTGCTCGTCGTGGCCTGGGCGACCGCCGCCGCCCACACCGTCCGCGGCCTCGTCAGCGGAGAGCTGCTCGCAGGGCCGCGCCGAGCACCCGCGGCGCCTCGGCCAACGACGGCCCGTACCAGGTGA
- a CDS encoding LysR family transcriptional regulator, giving the protein MSEHEERGGLAHRVPELGALELLLAVARLGSLGRAARELGITQPAASSRIRSMERQLGVALVDRSPRGSRLTDAGALVTDWARRIVEAAEAFDAGAQALRDRRDSRLRVAASMTIAEYLLPGWLIALRAARPDTAVSLLAGNSAAVAERLLADEADLGFVEGLNVPAGLDAAVIAHDHLIVVTAPGHPWARRRKPLDARELASTPLILREKGSGTRQVLETALGGLARPLIELSSTTAVKSSALSGAGPAVLSELALGEELSARRLVSIPVEGVRFRRALRAVWPTGHRPAGPARDLLGLTKGASGG; this is encoded by the coding sequence ATGAGTGAGCATGAGGAGCGGGGCGGGCTGGCCCATCGGGTGCCGGAGCTGGGGGCCCTCGAACTGCTGCTGGCCGTCGCCCGGCTGGGTTCGCTCGGGCGGGCCGCGCGGGAGCTGGGCATCACCCAGCCGGCGGCGAGCAGCCGGATCCGCTCGATGGAGCGGCAGCTGGGCGTGGCCCTGGTCGACCGGTCGCCGCGCGGGTCGCGGCTCACGGACGCGGGGGCGCTCGTCACGGACTGGGCGCGGCGGATCGTGGAGGCGGCGGAGGCGTTCGACGCCGGGGCGCAGGCGCTGCGGGACCGGCGGGACTCGCGCCTGCGGGTCGCCGCGAGCATGACCATCGCCGAGTATCTGCTGCCCGGCTGGCTGATCGCGCTGCGCGCCGCGCGGCCCGACACGGCGGTGTCGCTGCTCGCCGGGAACTCGGCGGCGGTGGCGGAGCGGTTGCTCGCGGACGAGGCGGATCTGGGGTTCGTGGAGGGGCTGAACGTCCCGGCCGGGCTGGACGCTGCCGTCATCGCCCACGACCACCTGATCGTGGTGACGGCACCCGGACACCCCTGGGCACGTCGCCGCAAGCCGCTGGACGCGCGGGAGTTGGCGTCCACGCCGCTGATCCTCCGGGAGAAGGGGTCCGGGACGCGGCAGGTGCTGGAGACGGCGCTGGGAGGTCTGGCCCGGCCGCTGATCGAGCTGTCCTCCACGACGGCGGTGAAGTCCTCGGCGCTGAGTGGTGCGGGGCCGGCGGTGCTGAGCGAACTGGCGCTGGGGGAGGAGCTGTCCGCTCGGCGGCTCGTGTCGATTCCGGTGGAGGGTGTGCGGTTTCGGCGGGCGTTGCGGGCGGTGTGGCCTACGGGGCATCGACCGGCGGGGCCCGCGCGGGATTTGTTGGGGTTGACGAAGGGGGCGTCCGGCGGTTGA
- a CDS encoding FadR/GntR family transcriptional regulator, whose product MSVDADGGPEDRLTPVLRPVRAGNGFEEALEQILQVVRLGLVPGGERLPAERELAERLGISRVTLREVLKVLQDQGLVESRRGRYGGTFVLPRTDAGGEDELRRRIAEVDIEDVLRFREVLEVGAAGLCAAHGLTDEQADRLRDALTRTRDAPLAEYRRLDTLLHLTLAELCGSPSLTAQYAAVRASVNDLLDCIPLLVRNLEHSQRQHVALVEAVLDGDADGAREIMREHCSGTAALLRGFLT is encoded by the coding sequence ATGTCGGTGGACGCTGACGGCGGCCCGGAGGACCGGCTCACTCCGGTCCTGCGGCCGGTACGGGCCGGCAACGGCTTCGAGGAGGCCCTGGAGCAGATCCTCCAGGTGGTACGGCTGGGCCTGGTGCCCGGCGGGGAGCGGTTGCCCGCCGAGCGGGAGCTGGCGGAGCGGCTCGGCATCAGCCGGGTGACGCTGCGCGAGGTGCTGAAGGTGCTCCAGGACCAGGGGCTGGTGGAGTCCCGGCGGGGTCGCTACGGCGGCACGTTCGTCCTGCCGCGCACCGACGCGGGCGGCGAGGACGAGCTGCGGCGCCGCATCGCCGAGGTCGACATCGAGGATGTCCTGCGCTTCCGCGAGGTGCTGGAGGTGGGCGCGGCGGGGCTGTGCGCGGCGCACGGGCTGACCGACGAGCAGGCGGACCGGCTCCGCGACGCGCTGACCCGCACCCGGGACGCGCCCCTCGCGGAGTACCGCCGCCTGGACACCCTGCTCCACCTCACCCTCGCGGAACTGTGCGGCTCACCGTCGCTGACCGCCCAGTACGCGGCGGTACGGGCGTCCGTGAACGACCTGCTCGACTGCATCCCCCTGCTGGTACGGAACCTGGAGCACTCGCAGCGCCAGCATGTGGCGCTGGTCGAGGCGGTGCTGGACGGGGACGCCGACGGGGCCCGCGAGATCATGCGGGAGCACTGCTCGGGGACGGCGGCGCTGCTTCGCGGCTTCCTGACGTGA
- a CDS encoding gamma-glutamyl-gamma-aminobutyrate hydrolase family protein, giving the protein MARPLIGVSTYLESGARWGVWELEAALLPAGYPRLVQAAGGLAAMLPPDDPSYAAEAVARLDGLVIAGGPDVDPSRYGAERSPRTGPPAPERDAWELALIRAALDADLPLLGICRGMQLLNVALGGTLIQHIDDHVTQVGVFGRHPVKPVPGTRYAEIAAEETAVPTYHHQAVDRLGEGLLASAYAEDGTVEAIELNGRRWVLGVQWHPEMGEDRRVMRALTEAASRGARQVASRGVS; this is encoded by the coding sequence GTGGCCAGGCCGCTGATCGGTGTGAGTACGTATCTGGAGTCCGGTGCGCGCTGGGGGGTCTGGGAGCTGGAGGCCGCTCTGCTGCCCGCCGGTTATCCCCGTCTCGTCCAGGCGGCGGGCGGGCTCGCCGCGATGCTGCCGCCGGACGATCCGTCGTACGCCGCCGAGGCCGTCGCCCGGCTCGACGGCCTGGTCATCGCGGGCGGCCCGGACGTCGACCCGTCCCGGTACGGTGCCGAGCGCTCCCCGCGCACCGGTCCGCCGGCGCCGGAGCGGGACGCCTGGGAGCTGGCGCTGATCCGGGCGGCGCTGGACGCGGATCTGCCCCTGCTGGGCATCTGCCGGGGCATGCAGCTGCTGAACGTCGCTCTCGGCGGCACGCTGATCCAGCACATCGACGACCACGTCACGCAGGTCGGCGTCTTCGGCCGGCACCCGGTGAAGCCGGTGCCCGGCACCCGGTACGCGGAGATCGCCGCCGAGGAGACCGCCGTGCCGACCTATCACCACCAGGCGGTGGACCGGCTCGGGGAGGGGCTGCTGGCGTCGGCGTACGCGGAGGACGGCACGGTGGAGGCGATCGAGCTCAATGGACGGCGTTGGGTGCTGGGGGTGCAGTGGCACCCGGAGATGGGCGAGGACCGGCGGGTGATGCGGGCCCTCACCGAAGCCGCGTCCCGGGGTGCGCGCCAGGTGGCGTCCCGAGGCGTCTCCTGA
- a CDS encoding helical backbone metal receptor, producing the protein MPRVVSLVPSLTEAVAVSLPGALVGATEWCSHPGVLDVVRIGGTKNPQVDAIVRLAPDLVIANEEENREPDLTALREAGVEVLVTEVRDVPQAFTELDRVLRACGARTRPEWLEEAEETWSRLPVPERRTTAVVPVWRRPWMVLGRDTFAGDVLARLGVDNLYAGHAERYPRVPVGELRAAGPEVVVLPDEPYRFTADDGPEEFPDVPCAMVGGRHLTWYGPSLAEAPRVLGAALRAALR; encoded by the coding sequence GTGCCACGGGTGGTGTCGCTGGTTCCCTCGCTGACCGAGGCCGTCGCCGTCTCGTTGCCCGGTGCGCTTGTCGGTGCCACCGAGTGGTGCAGCCACCCGGGTGTTCTTGACGTCGTCCGTATCGGCGGGACCAAGAACCCCCAGGTCGACGCGATCGTACGGCTGGCTCCCGACCTCGTGATCGCCAATGAGGAGGAGAACCGCGAGCCCGACCTGACCGCGCTGCGCGAGGCGGGCGTCGAGGTCCTCGTGACCGAGGTGCGGGACGTGCCGCAGGCCTTCACCGAGCTGGACCGGGTGCTGCGGGCGTGCGGGGCGCGGACCCGGCCCGAGTGGCTGGAGGAAGCGGAGGAGACCTGGTCCCGGCTGCCGGTCCCCGAGCGTCGTACGACCGCCGTGGTGCCCGTCTGGCGGCGGCCCTGGATGGTGCTCGGGCGGGACACCTTCGCCGGGGACGTGCTGGCGCGGCTCGGCGTCGACAACCTGTACGCCGGGCACGCGGAGCGCTATCCGCGGGTGCCCGTGGGGGAGTTGAGGGCAGCCGGGCCCGAGGTCGTGGTGCTGCCGGACGAGCCGTACCGGTTCACCGCCGACGACGGCCCCGAGGAGTTTCCGGACGTGCCGTGCGCGATGGTCGGCGGACGTCATCTCACCTGGTACGGGCCGTCGTTGGCCGAGGCGCCGCGGGTGCTCGGCGCGGCCCTGCGAGCAGCTCTCCGCTGA